The stretch of DNA aggccattgacttgaaattcaagctttcaaagaatatgttggtttcaacctccccccTCGGACCCCACACCGCGACAGTGATTTTTCCTCGCCCTTGGGGAGGCGCGAATTcatgacatctgagtggcataccatgaCACTAACCAATACCGGTGCTTAAACCAGAAAAGGAACTCGGCAAATTATTTGAACTTTTATCTTGATGTTTACATGGCATTCTCAGGAGGGATAGGAAACAAATATAATTAGAATTTATTTTGGAGAGTTTGATTTGCACCATTTCTAATTCCAGGAAAATCGGAGCTTCATCATTAATTTGAGAGAGACGCAAAAACTccggcttttttttcttttatccagttattacttttAATCATTCGTACCGCGAGAGAAGCAAGAAAATTAGGTATAAATAGTCTATcgtattatttttaattactacGTCAGTACGTGATCAGCAATGTTTGTGGTCACGGGGAATGATGCATTCTATTCCGTATTTGCACGCAACGTTATTATATTCCCAGGATTATTTGTAGGTGTTCGTGggtataactatactctgttttttttccatctgtcacccgcctgtggtgtttgcgtatggtaacactgcgtcccgggctttagatacatagttacattcagcaattataataatatcccatttcgaatattaacggtgtaattcgcattctgtaaattattaaaacacttttcagttgtaaatgtacacccagataaccttttatttacctaaaacttatacatagcgtaactatctaaagcccgggacgcagtgttaccatacgcaaacaccacaggcgggtggacagatggaaaaaaacatagtatacACATATGATAACCAATTTTCTCAGAGCAGTTGTCAAAGtcatttatttgataaaaaaaaataaagtagagaATTTTATCCAGtaaaaattttacagtattatagtttattatgaaaaaatagcaTAAGTACAGAAAATATGATCATTGTCATGCTAAACGCAAACGGATCAAGTAAAACGCAGGCATGAATAAAGATGAAAACGGGATTTGAACGGAACAGACCTCATGGTTATAAATCAAGCATCTATCAGATGGTAGAGAAAGTGCAAAGCAGCTTTAATATTTACGGCTACAAATGGGTAACATAAGAAGCTCAAACCTGAAACTTCAAAGAAAacgttataattttttaaaaacgaaACGTGAGtgtgaattttaattttccctcaaaaaacGCATGAAGAACAGGGATTGTTTATCTGGTTCACTCTCACATTATCTCTCATTATCCGGATTATGTTTATGATCTGTTTAAAACACCAAAAACGTTGCACCAGGCAATTGAGTAAGGAGCGATAGAGCTTGAAGGCGTCTGAAGAATAAGAGAAGGACTATTTCAAGGTTTTCCTACGAATGTGCCCTTCACCTGCGCCTCCTAACCCATGGCAGAAGCAAAGTGGGGCCGAACTCCTTTTCCTCCCATGTAACCCCAGGACAGGTATAAGTTAGGCaactgaaattaaaagaaaaacacaacgaaaagcataataaagttaaaaaataaaaacgaaagaagACGTAAACATCCAGAGCAGACAGATAAAAGCGAAAGGGAAAGTATATCACTGTTAAGTGCAATCCAAGTTAGTTTAATTCGTTAATCAGGCGATTAGCAACAAATAAAAGCTGTTTTGCATTTTGTTCGTCTCGTGGACTATGGCATTCATCAACGTTAATCAAACAACTattgtaagaaaataaaaggcagcaaaaatcataagtaaaagtcaagtgtaaaattgtaacaaattaaatatttttttcctcgtgGCAGAATCCATAACGACTTTTAAGAGCCATTTTTAAAATGGCTCTGCTCCAGTTAAGATAATGCTCTTCAAAAAATAAGCTTTTCAGTCGGGTGTTTCTGAAAAGAGCAGATGAGAGCGTGAATGGGAAAACTATTAATGAAACCACCCTCtcgaaaagttatttttcttttgacattAACGGGACATTTGGAGATGCGATACTGAAATCAGGTTTCTGTAGCCCATCAcagaataaaaatgtcaaaacgggcaaatttttattcataaactATTCGCTTTCACTGTAAATCCTAAAGTCATACTTATCTGAAAAATATTGATTCTAGCTGCCATCTTTACATAGCCTATAGCCCCTACAACTGCACCATCAAACTTTGGATTCATTTCAGTAGGCTGTTTAAAGTCACAGCCTCACGCATATTCACAGGCATACAGACAAACCAAAGATAAAATATTTgttgtcaaaaagaaaaaaaaaatctttcttcctACAGTAGAAAGACACCTGAGCAAGAAGACAATTTGTACTCCATTGGGCGAGGTGTCAAACGCAGGCCATCTGCACGTAATACTGCAGAGATTCAAAAACATTTCATGGTTTTTCACATCTCTTCTTTAAGTTGTATTCCCTTTCTTGCCTTTCGATAGCTTGATACAGCTACCATTAAACATTTTTGTCATGTCAACTCagcttgctcctcctcctcctccacctccttctctctttctcgctctctttctctctctatctcgttccTTGTCCATTTTCTCACTCCACTTGACCTTACCATTTCCAACCCCTCAGACATCCgtttcactttattttattttaattggcgTCTCTCCCTTGCATTCTCTTCGgaatccatctttctttccactttGAATTTTGTCACCACTTTGTTCCTAAAACAATAATTTACCTTAAACTTTTTCTCGCTCTCACTGTGAATAACTTGCTCAGTTATTTGTCCAGTGACCACTCCTAAATTTGCGTAGTGTAGATGGCATTTTACGTGGTAAAGACACtcaataaacatgtatatataacgCGCATATACTACAGAGTATACTTTTGAAAGTGGATTTTACAGATAAAAATAGAAGACCTGAAATTTGcggaaataaaaagaaggaaaccACTCGACACCTAGAGCTTGAGTCACAATTTTGCTCAGATGTGCTGATACTCTAGAACCATGCTAAAGTTACTTCTCAGCGGGACTAAAAGACTGTGCTCTAAAGCCCAACTGAATATAAAATACTTGAAGAACAACAAAATCAACGGTGATAAAACAAATGACGGTCTGCGGCACTGTACAACATAAAGTGATCGAGATATGAGATAAATAGAAGAGCGTAGTCTCACTACAAAAGCACACTAGTAGAGGACAAGAGAACTTGACCCTGATGTCCGGTCGCCATCAAACTATACTTCTACAAAATAGACGTTGGGGATCCTTAGGGAGTAAATGATACAAAAGCCACTATCCTCATGTCCCCCGTGCAGGAGACAAACGTACCCGCGAAGAGCTGGAGGTCTGCGCCGTTTCTTCCTCCGCTGTGGCGGTTGATTCGCGGGCGCTAAGAGTGGTAGTACGAGCCGAAGTCAACGCGGCCTTCGTGTCACCGGCTGTGGCAGCTGCTGACGAGACTGAAGCCTGTTGACATCCAATGAAGGACTAACTATTTCTCTCTCCCTAAATATGTTTCCTTTAGAACTAACTCAAACAGGCCACCATGGTTGCTGGATCCTAATGCACCTTACCATGAAACCTAACTGATAGTCTTACCATCAGCTGGAAGACTCCAGGCTCTACATGTTTGTTCCTTTGCACTCTACATGTCTATACCCTCTGTGCACCTGGGACTACATGGAATTTGATCTCTCAAGAGCTTTTACTCTTCAGCTTTGGGTGTTATGGATTCTTGTACCCTGGCCATTGCCGTGAGTTAATCTTTAAAGGAGTCTATTATAAAGAGCTGGTTTTTCTTTATATTGGGAGTTTGTGATTAGCTaaggaaggggaaaaaattattctGAGTGCATGCACACTTACTAAAGCTTTACTGTTTTGAACGAGCGGTGTGCATAGCTAAAGCTGAAACaagttaagagaaaaaatatCGTGAGAATTAGAATTGCACTTAAGATTTTTTGTCAAGGATGATTAAGTTCCTTCGGTTTGGTACGAATTGTTTATGGATGCGCAAAGCTCACGTCTATAATCTACAAGTACCCTGCAAAGTGAAAGTGTGGATatgtgaaaagaaataaaacttagtCATTCTTGACAGATTAGCATGAGTGCTTGATTACAATCAGAGAAGAATCACTTCGATGCAAAAGCagagattttgtttattatatatatatattttttttgcagccGTCGAGcggaagagaagaaggagaaggcgaAAAAATAGAGATCTTTGTTTATGTACACCTTTCTCTTTCAGTTCAAGTAAAAGAACTTACATGCAAATGAGTCTGAGGTGGATTTATGAACGCCATAATAGTTTCTGTAATGAAAGGGATTATCAACCGAATAAGTAGCACAAGTTCAGTCACAGAGAAATGAATTGACATTCATAGAACACAGAGATCCTTCATACAAACAGGTCTAGGATCAGATGGCTGACACGGACAATAGATCATTCACAAAGGAAAGCGTTGGATACAAGGCGCGCATTCACGACGAGAAACTTTTGTGGATCTAGACGAGGACAGAGGGACATTACGTGACCTGTACAGGTAAGAAAGTCAGAATGATCTCTAAAAAaggcattttcatttttctgcagAATGTCAACACCGTGAGAGGTGTAAAGCGGCTCTGGTCACACATGTTTGTTGGACTTTATCTGTAAAAGAACACAacagaaaaaatcattttaattgtgtggtataaaagaaaatctgaatGTTAGTCAGATAAAGAGGCATTATCCATGAAGGTTTCATCTAGATTAACGAAAATGTAGAATGCTGTTTATTTCTAGGAGAAAACGGAAGGAGAACCATGCAATGGTTTGCATTCTTGCAAGAAGCTTCTACTGAGGTTTGTTTAACAGACAATGCATTCTTTGAGCGTAGTTTCATTTACGCACAGGTCACTGTTTGGTGTTCTTCATACGACTTCATCATCATCGCTATCGAAATGAAAAGGGTTCCTAGCGAACGAGCCGTTTTAATCTTAGTGGGAAAGTTAGGTGGTCACTCTTTCGAAGCCTTTTGCAGCGAGGACTTCCCTACAGAATGTGAGTGGATAGATTACTGCAGAATCAAATAACTCATTCATAATGCAAAGGAGAATCTGCCACGTTATTTCCAATGAGGATTGTTCAAACTCGAGGATATTTTCGTTCTGTCAAATGCCTCCTTGATCCTAGACCTCTGTATTGGAAATGCCTGCCAAGCTGATTAATAGGCCTAGTTGGTTTCGTACCGCAGCTGTCTTTGCACTGCTTATCAGCACTTTAGCCGTGAGGGAAAATTAAGAAATGTTGCCATAATAAACAGACtaaaaacagataaaagaaaatgaagcacCGTTAGAGGCTGGCAGTTGACTTTGGAGTGTTCTTTGTCCTGTCATCAGATTATCACATCGAAATCATCACGTAGCTCGTCTGTTGTTTTCTTGAGTATAAACCTACGGTAATTGCCGTAGACAACTTTATGAAATGTGTTTGCTTTCTTCTGATACAAAGAACACTGCCATCAGCCATTGCTAACgactatagaaaaaaaatgagaaaatgtctgttttGTTTTGTCATTTATTGCATTAATATCCAATATACCTCTCGCCTCAAGCTGCTGGAGTATTTGCCATAGGTGTCGTCCAATCGCTGTACGGCTTCCCTGGACTGGAAAGAATTCTTCATTCAAACTATAAAATATCGTAGAATTGGATTTTCACGGGATTTATGAGTTTCTTT from Macrobrachium nipponense isolate FS-2020 chromosome 18, ASM1510439v2, whole genome shotgun sequence encodes:
- the LOC135197219 gene encoding uncharacterized protein LOC135197219 isoform X4; this translates as MCRTMGIDMAGLLAPHSLETQNMAPSALAATRPLPPPRGTSPQPSAIADFFEPRPLSNPSDFERAADDIIANFRARHGVGLDSREAVQRLDDTYGKYSSSLRREASVSSAAATAGDTKAALTSARTTTLSARESTATAEEETAQTSSSSRLPNLYLSWGYMGGKGVRPHFASAMG